A single region of the Elusimicrobiota bacterium genome encodes:
- a CDS encoding GxxExxY protein encodes MNENEISKIILDCAFNVHTALGPGLLESAYRECLAYEINKLGLRVEKEKPLPLVYEEVKLECGYRIDLLVENKVVIELKVVEAFNDVHIAQILTYMKLSGCKLGLLLNFYTKSLKDGIKRLIL; translated from the coding sequence ATGAATGAAAATGAAATAAGTAAAATAATACTTGACTGTGCCTTCAATGTCCATACTGCTTTGGGACCTGGTTTACTTGAAAGCGCTTACAGGGAATGTTTAGCTTATGAAATTAATAAGTTGGGATTAAGAGTGGAGAAAGAAAAGCCTTTACCATTGGTTTATGAAGAAGTAAAATTAGAGTGTGGGTATAGAATTGATCTTCTGGTTGAAAACAAGGTTGTAATTGAACTAAAGGTTGTTGAAGCATTTAATGATGTCCATATTGCACAGATATTAACTTATATGAAGTTGTCAGGATGCAAACTTGGATTGTTACTTAATTTTTATACAAAATCTTTGAAAGATGGAATAA